In Pan troglodytes isolate AG18354 chromosome 21, NHGRI_mPanTro3-v2.0_pri, whole genome shotgun sequence, one genomic interval encodes:
- the FAM210B gene encoding protein FAM210B, mitochondrial: MAALLALLGPAGRVGARVRPRATWLLGATAPCAPPPLTLALLPPRPDARLLRTARGDCRGHQDPSQATGTTGSSVSCTEEKKQSKSQQLKKIFQEYGTVGVSLHIGISLISLGIFYMVVSSGVDMSAILLKLGFKESLVQSKMAAGTSTFVVAYAIHKLFAPVRISITLVSVPLIVRYFRKVGFFKPPAAKP; this comes from the exons ATGGCCGCGTTGCTGGCGTTGCTGGGCCCGGCAGGCAGGGTGGGCGCCCGGGTCCGGCCTCGCGCCACCTGGCTCCTGGGCGCCACCGCCCCCTGCGCCCCGCCGCCCCTGACCCTGGCCCTGCTCCCGCCCAGGCCAGACGCCCGGCTGCTCCGCACGGCGCGCGGGGACTGCCGCGGCCACCAG GACCCCAGCCAGGCCACGGGGACAACAGGCAGCAGCGTCAGCTGCacagaggagaaaaagcaaagcaaGTCACAGCAACTGAAAAAGATTTTTCAAGAGTATGGCACTGTTGGCGTGTCATTGCACATTGGAATCTCATTAATCTCCTTGGGCATATTTTACATGGTTGTGTCAAG TGGTGTGGACATGTCTGCAATCCTGCTGAAACTTGGATTTAAAGAGTCCCTGGTACAGTCAAAAATGGCAGCAGGCACAAGTACCTTCGTGGTGGCCTATGCAATCCACAAGCTGTTTGCGCCAGTGAGAATCAGCATTACGCTAGTCTCTGTGCCCTTGATTGTCAGATATTTTCGAAAAGTGGGATTTTTTAAACCTCCAGCTGCAAAACCTTAA